In the Lascolabacillus massiliensis genome, one interval contains:
- a CDS encoding M3 family metallopeptidase has protein sequence MKKVFLILFASMAILACNTQQKEGATGEKGAIFLTEFDTPYGTPPFDRITFEDYKPAFMAGMKQQTEEVNAIINNPEEPTFENTIEALDNSGAILTRVSRVFYGIRGANTNDSIRALAEELSPILSEHNDNIYLNEQLFARIKAIHDDTASMNLKTEQYRLLDEYYKSFVRSGIMLSEDDKSRLREINKELSGLTLRFGNNLLNETNSYKLVIDNEEDLAGLPEAVKATAASAAKAAGEEGKWVFGLQKPSWLPFLQYADNRDLREKLYKAMYMRGDNDNENDNKAVINDIVNLRIEKANLLGYDSHAHYTLDENMAKTPENVYKLLNELWDYALPQAKKEAAELQKLIDAEGGNFKLQSWDWWYYTEKLREKKYNLNEEETKPYFKMENVREGVFEVANRLWGLNFRKLDNVDVYHPEVEAYEVLDEDGSHLAVFYTDYFPRESKNAGAWMSSFRGQQVLNGENIRPLIFNVGNFTRPTDNTPSLLTLDEVETLFHEFGHALHGMMSNVNYAGVSGTSVSRDFVELPSQIMEHWAFHPEVIKLYAKHYETGEVIPDELIEKINTAANFNMGFNTTELVAAALLDMDYHTLTKKTDINVREFEKAAMSKIGLIEEIIPRYRSTYFSHIFSGGYSSGYYAYLWAEVLDADAFQAFVENGVFDKNTAKLFRDNILSKGNSDDPMTLYKKFRGAEPNPKFLLQNRGFID, from the coding sequence ATGAAAAAAGTATTTTTAATTTTATTCGCATCTATGGCAATATTAGCTTGCAATACGCAGCAAAAAGAGGGTGCAACGGGTGAAAAGGGAGCGATTTTCTTGACAGAGTTTGACACTCCTTATGGAACTCCCCCGTTTGACAGAATCACTTTTGAAGATTACAAACCTGCATTCATGGCAGGAATGAAACAACAGACGGAAGAGGTAAACGCAATAATTAATAACCCGGAAGAACCTACTTTCGAGAATACTATCGAGGCACTTGATAATAGTGGAGCAATACTAACTCGTGTATCACGAGTATTCTATGGAATAAGAGGTGCAAATACAAACGACTCAATAAGAGCTCTTGCTGAGGAGTTGTCGCCAATTCTCTCGGAACACAACGATAATATCTATCTTAACGAACAGCTTTTTGCCCGCATTAAGGCTATTCATGATGATACAGCATCAATGAACCTGAAAACAGAACAGTATCGTCTGCTTGACGAATATTATAAGAGTTTTGTTCGCTCAGGTATTATGCTAAGTGAAGATGATAAATCTAGATTACGTGAGATTAATAAAGAGCTTTCAGGATTAACCCTGAGATTTGGAAATAACCTTCTTAATGAGACTAACAGTTATAAATTAGTTATTGATAACGAAGAAGATCTTGCAGGACTGCCTGAGGCTGTTAAAGCAACAGCTGCCAGTGCAGCAAAAGCAGCCGGTGAAGAGGGTAAATGGGTGTTTGGATTGCAAAAACCAAGTTGGTTGCCATTCTTGCAATATGCTGACAACCGTGATCTGCGTGAAAAGTTGTATAAGGCAATGTATATGCGTGGTGATAACGATAATGAAAATGACAATAAGGCAGTTATCAATGATATAGTAAACCTTAGAATTGAAAAGGCTAATCTTTTGGGTTATGATTCACATGCTCATTATACACTTGATGAGAACATGGCAAAAACACCTGAGAATGTATATAAACTGCTTAACGAACTGTGGGACTATGCTCTGCCACAGGCTAAGAAAGAGGCTGCTGAACTACAGAAACTTATTGATGCTGAAGGTGGCAATTTTAAACTTCAGTCGTGGGATTGGTGGTATTATACCGAAAAACTACGTGAAAAGAAGTACAATCTGAACGAGGAAGAAACAAAGCCATATTTCAAAATGGAAAATGTTCGCGAAGGTGTTTTTGAAGTTGCTAACAGACTGTGGGGACTGAATTTCAGAAAACTGGATAACGTGGATGTTTATCATCCGGAAGTTGAAGCTTATGAAGTTCTGGATGAAGATGGATCGCATCTGGCAGTGTTTTATACCGACTACTTCCCTCGCGAAAGTAAAAACGCTGGTGCCTGGATGAGCAGTTTCAGAGGTCAGCAGGTATTAAACGGAGAAAATATTCGTCCTTTAATTTTTAACGTTGGCAACTTTACACGTCCAACCGATAACACTCCTTCTCTGTTGACTCTTGATGAGGTGGAAACTCTATTCCATGAATTTGGTCATGCTCTTCATGGGATGATGTCTAATGTTAATTATGCAGGAGTTTCGGGAACAAGTGTTTCGCGCGACTTTGTAGAACTTCCTTCACAAATAATGGAGCATTGGGCTTTCCACCCTGAAGTAATAAAGTTATATGCTAAACATTATGAGACGGGTGAAGTTATTCCTGATGAACTGATAGAAAAAATTAACACTGCTGCAAATTTTAATATGGGCTTTAATACTACAGAGCTTGTTGCGGCTGCGTTGCTGGATATGGACTATCATACACTTACTAAAAAAACTGACATTAATGTACGTGAGTTTGAAAAGGCAGCTATGAGTAAGATCGGTCTTATCGAAGAGATTATTCCACGTTACCGCAGTACCTATTTCTCTCATATATTCAGCGGAGGTTATTCTTCAGGATATTATGCATACCTGTGGGCAGAAGTACTTGATGCTGATGCGTTCCAGGCTTTTGTTGAGAATGGTGTATTTGATAAAAACACAGCGAAATTGTTCCGTGATAATATTTTATCAAAGGGTAACTCAGATGACCCAATGACTCTTTATAAGAAATTCCGTGGTGCAGAACCAAATCCAAAATTTCTATTACAAAACAGAGGTTTTATTGACTAA
- the rfbD gene encoding dTDP-4-dehydrorhamnose reductase, translating into MAIISEAIKLLGRTGKETLKQQFFYGLIEKRVLVTGANGQLGKELKEISQQVNMPFKFYFTDMDSLDITDRDQVDEFVSVNKIEYIINCAAYTAVDKAESDSDKAFAVNVNGIENIAIASRKYNIKVIHISTDFVFDGESRIPYKENDSVNPLSVYGESKLEGERVLQSMSPEWIIIRTSWLYSTYGDNFVKSMIRLMTERDSLKVVEDEIGSPTYAGDLAEMIIHILQYSEEKDWKTGLYHFANRGEVSRFDFALKIKDATGIEDCEVSSITSKEYGAPAKRPAYSVLDVTKISGAFKVEIPNWEESLMRCIEKLNSYQ; encoded by the coding sequence ATGGCAATAATTTCAGAGGCAATTAAATTGTTGGGTAGAACAGGTAAAGAGACCCTGAAGCAGCAGTTTTTTTATGGATTGATTGAGAAAAGAGTACTGGTAACAGGCGCTAATGGTCAGCTTGGTAAAGAACTTAAAGAAATATCACAACAGGTAAATATGCCTTTTAAGTTCTATTTTACTGATATGGACAGTCTGGATATTACAGATCGTGACCAGGTTGATGAATTTGTGAGTGTAAACAAAATAGAATATATAATCAATTGTGCGGCATATACTGCTGTGGATAAGGCTGAGTCCGACAGTGACAAGGCCTTTGCAGTTAATGTAAACGGTATTGAAAACATTGCAATAGCTTCGAGAAAATATAACATAAAGGTAATTCATATCTCAACCGATTTTGTTTTTGATGGTGAATCAAGAATCCCTTACAAGGAGAATGACTCTGTAAATCCATTATCTGTTTACGGTGAATCAAAGTTAGAGGGAGAGAGAGTTCTGCAATCAATGTCACCAGAGTGGATAATAATCCGAACAAGCTGGTTATATTCAACATATGGCGATAATTTTGTGAAGTCGATGATACGCCTCATGACCGAAAGGGATTCTCTCAAAGTTGTAGAGGATGAAATTGGGTCACCCACATATGCAGGTGATCTTGCAGAGATGATTATACATATACTTCAATATTCTGAAGAAAAAGACTGGAAAACAGGTCTTTACCATTTTGCAAACAGAGGAGAGGTATCGAGATTTGATTTTGCATTAAAGATAAAGGATGCAACAGGCATAGAGGATTGTGAAGTTTCTTCTATAACATCAAAAGAGTATGGTGCTCCAGCTAAGCGACCTGCATATAGCGTTTTAGATGTTACAAAAATTTCGGGTGCTTTTAAAGTGGAAATCCCAAACTGGGAGGAAAGTTTAATGCGCTGTATAGAAAAACTTAATAGCTATCAATAG
- a CDS encoding MBL fold metallo-hydrolase, which yields MLKYHIIESGYFMGDGGVMFGAVPKKYWSAKYKTDENNMCVMSMRCLFIETESRRILIDNGLGNKHNNKLKFFQPHNTVDIRNEIRKIGYEPEEVTDVIISHLHFDHCGGSTILNDDNEAVPAYPNATYHVSLKQWNNYRKPSLFEKGSFFADNIEPVYDAGQLKFVLEDIQLDENIRLELYDGHTPGQIAVLFENEDGKYAFPGDVVPTSLNLQLSWLCAYDNSMVVAMEEKKRFMDKAKADNRTLIFYHDAYTTTGKF from the coding sequence ATGCTCAAGTATCATATTATTGAATCGGGATATTTCATGGGAGATGGAGGTGTTATGTTTGGCGCTGTACCAAAAAAGTATTGGTCTGCCAAGTATAAAACAGACGAAAACAATATGTGCGTTATGTCGATGCGCTGCCTTTTTATCGAAACCGAATCTCGCCGTATCCTAATTGATAACGGTCTGGGTAATAAACACAATAACAAATTAAAATTCTTTCAACCACACAATACAGTAGATATTCGTAATGAAATACGTAAAATAGGCTATGAGCCGGAAGAAGTGACAGACGTGATCATATCTCACCTGCATTTTGATCATTGTGGGGGAAGCACTATATTAAATGATGACAATGAAGCTGTTCCTGCATACCCGAACGCCACATATCACGTTAGTCTAAAACAGTGGAATAATTATCGCAAGCCATCACTTTTTGAGAAAGGGTCATTTTTCGCAGATAATATTGAACCTGTATATGATGCTGGACAATTGAAGTTTGTTCTCGAAGATATTCAATTAGATGAAAATATAAGGTTAGAACTGTATGATGGTCATACCCCCGGACAGATTGCCGTATTGTTTGAAAATGAGGATGGTAAATATGCTTTCCCCGGTGATGTTGTACCTACATCTCTAAACCTGCAATTAAGTTGGTTATGTGCATACGACAACAGTATGGTTGTTGCAATGGAGGAGAAAAAGCGATTTATGGACAAAGCCAAAGCTGATAATCGCACCCTGATTTTTTATCACGATGCATATACTACTACGGGAAAGTTTTAA
- a CDS encoding DUF4924 family protein, whose product MRIPVKRENIAEYLLFMWQTEDLIRAYKLDIDKIQQSVIDSVYQSVEERKNARDWYEGLIIMMKSEGVQEKGHLQINKNIIIDLTDIHLRLLKDPKESEYIGVYYNTLPYIVELRSKTTDKEVPELETCFTALYGYMLLNIQKKEISKETQAAITQITSLLRLLSKKYKEIDQQE is encoded by the coding sequence ATGAGAATTCCCGTAAAGAGAGAAAATATTGCAGAATATCTGCTATTTATGTGGCAGACAGAAGACCTCATAAGAGCATATAAACTTGATATAGATAAAATTCAACAATCAGTTATCGATTCTGTATATCAGTCTGTTGAAGAAAGAAAGAATGCCAGAGACTGGTACGAAGGTTTAATAATAATGATGAAGTCAGAGGGTGTCCAGGAAAAAGGACATCTTCAGATAAATAAAAATATCATTATTGATCTTACTGATATTCATCTACGTCTTCTGAAAGATCCTAAGGAATCAGAATATATTGGAGTGTATTATAACACTCTACCTTATATAGTTGAACTCAGATCTAAAACTACAGATAAAGAGGTTCCGGAACTTGAGACATGTTTCACAGCGCTATATGGTTATATGTTGCTAAATATTCAAAAAAAAGAAATTTCAAAAGAGACACAGGCTGCTATCACTCAAATTACTTCTTTACTCCGTCTGCTTTCAAAAAAATATAAAGAGATCGATCAGCAGGAGTAA
- a CDS encoding B12-binding domain-containing radical SAM protein, giving the protein MKVHLTTFNAKYIHTSMALRWLYVVNKDRFDLSFSEYTIKESVSVVADTILEGGYDVVGISVSIWNVKQSRELAKILKEQNPDIIIITGGPEVSYEPQFFINNWDVDYVVSGEGEFVLGQLLDALQKGNNLNIDSVSSKYNISYKTAQADITELIKFPSPYRLEFDNNERRNRITYFETSRGCPYFCQYCLSSLEKGVRYFPGEYIVENLKYLIDSDVKQIKFLDRTFNLNKKNTMTVFDFLIENHRPGLNCQFEIYADLLNDETIEYLNSKVPKNYFRFEIGIQSTHEPTNVAVKRNQNFSLLSSNIEKIMKGDVIDLHLDLIAGLPFETFDQFRKSFNDVFRLRAKEVQLGFLKLLRGTNLRRDALIYGYKFYNEAPYEIISGNDISEVELERIRDVEEALDKFWNSGRFASTMNFLFEGPYFDKYFDFFDEMGHYYKVKNLPRMGYQLEDLFNYLDQFLKSKGIDACDFLREDYYSNFKIRPTGYWSDDISKAERKKLLYTIGQDKDFLSKHNLTRKIIEKQTAINPLKDGGYLLTIFFGNKKQELVYF; this is encoded by the coding sequence ATGAAAGTTCATCTCACCACTTTTAATGCTAAATATATTCATACATCTATGGCATTGCGCTGGCTTTATGTTGTAAATAAAGACCGGTTTGACCTGTCTTTTAGCGAATATACTATAAAGGAGAGCGTATCTGTCGTGGCAGATACTATCTTGGAGGGAGGATATGATGTTGTAGGGATAAGTGTCTCTATTTGGAATGTGAAACAAAGTCGTGAACTTGCCAAAATACTAAAAGAGCAAAATCCTGATATAATAATAATTACTGGTGGTCCAGAAGTTAGTTATGAACCTCAGTTTTTTATTAATAACTGGGATGTTGACTATGTAGTAAGCGGTGAAGGTGAATTTGTATTGGGGCAGTTGCTTGATGCTTTGCAAAAAGGCAATAACCTGAATATTGATAGTGTTTCATCAAAATACAACATCAGTTATAAGACTGCACAGGCGGATATTACTGAACTGATAAAATTTCCATCTCCATATCGGTTGGAATTTGATAATAATGAACGCAGGAACAGGATAACTTATTTCGAAACCTCAAGAGGTTGTCCATACTTTTGCCAATACTGTTTGTCATCGCTGGAAAAAGGAGTGAGATATTTTCCCGGAGAATATATTGTGGAGAATTTAAAGTACCTTATTGATAGTGATGTAAAACAGATCAAGTTTTTAGATCGCACCTTCAATCTCAATAAAAAAAATACCATGACAGTATTTGATTTTCTTATTGAAAATCACAGACCTGGTCTGAACTGCCAGTTTGAAATTTATGCCGACCTGTTGAATGATGAAACTATTGAGTATCTGAACAGCAAAGTTCCTAAAAACTATTTCAGATTTGAAATAGGAATTCAATCTACTCATGAACCTACCAATGTTGCTGTAAAAAGAAATCAGAATTTCTCATTATTATCTTCCAATATAGAGAAAATCATGAAAGGAGATGTTATTGATCTCCATTTAGATTTGATTGCGGGTTTGCCTTTTGAGACTTTTGACCAATTCAGAAAGTCTTTTAATGATGTATTTCGTTTGAGAGCAAAAGAGGTGCAGTTAGGATTTTTAAAGCTGTTGAGAGGTACAAATCTACGAAGAGATGCTTTGATTTATGGATATAAGTTTTACAATGAAGCACCATATGAGATTATTTCTGGTAATGATATTTCGGAAGTAGAGTTAGAAAGAATAAGAGATGTTGAAGAGGCACTTGACAAGTTTTGGAATAGCGGTAGATTCGCTTCAACAATGAATTTTTTGTTTGAAGGTCCCTATTTTGACAAATACTTCGATTTTTTTGATGAGATGGGGCATTATTACAAAGTAAAAAATTTACCACGTATGGGGTATCAGCTTGAGGATCTGTTTAACTATCTTGATCAGTTTCTTAAATCCAAAGGAATTGATGCTTGTGATTTTCTACGTGAAGATTATTACTCAAATTTTAAAATCAGACCAACTGGATATTGGTCTGATGATATCAGTAAAGCTGAGCGTAAAAAGCTCCTCTATACAATTGGTCAGGATAAAGACTTCCTGAGTAAGCATAACTTAACTAGAAAAATTATAGAGAAACAAACTGCTATAAACCCTCTTAAAGATGGTGGTTACTTATTGACAATATTCTTCGGGAATAAGAAACAAGAGTTAGTTTATTTCTGA
- a CDS encoding M56 family metallopeptidase — MDLSLLESFDQLEVNQHSTVIPWILIISTILLSGALFFLCRYIIGLIQIIKIIQGSEKHLITYNINLCISDSEVAPFSWLNYIVISRRDYNTDIDGAIIRHEKVHILKNHSADLILVDLFTCLFWFNPFSWLLKREIQSVHEFQADEEVINNGVDIKLYQLLLIRKSVGEHTFALANNFRKRDLHKRITMMIKTKTNNRKKWAYTAVLPVLLLSMIVLSIPKLNAQTVEEEPAKPIKVVRTLSMDSVLVEVDTDVVKISETKIDTLTRVRKEIQTEIQLRGEGVDNLLYIVDGEKVAKEAIKKINPNDILAVNVLKSKASIEQYGEEGKDGVIIITTKSNPNISEIEINEGVKKNIEKRLIIIDGEKMPKDFDLNIKDSTDIESVTVLKDEPAVDKYGEEGNNGVIIIKRKIKKQTK; from the coding sequence ATGGATTTATCTCTACTTGAAAGTTTTGATCAATTGGAGGTTAATCAGCACTCCACTGTAATTCCGTGGATTCTGATTATCTCTACAATATTATTGTCGGGAGCGCTATTCTTTCTATGTCGATACATTATTGGATTGATACAGATCATAAAGATAATTCAAGGTTCTGAGAAGCATCTGATTACTTATAATATAAATCTTTGTATTTCAGACAGTGAAGTGGCTCCTTTTAGTTGGTTAAATTATATTGTAATATCCAGACGGGATTATAACACCGACATAGATGGAGCTATTATTCGCCATGAAAAAGTTCATATTCTAAAGAATCACTCTGCAGATTTGATTCTTGTTGACCTCTTTACATGCCTGTTTTGGTTCAATCCATTTTCATGGTTGCTTAAACGCGAAATACAGTCAGTTCACGAATTTCAGGCTGATGAAGAGGTTATTAATAATGGCGTCGACATAAAACTATATCAACTTTTATTAATCCGCAAAAGCGTGGGGGAACATACGTTTGCTCTGGCAAATAATTTCCGTAAGCGCGATTTGCACAAAAGAATTACTATGATGATTAAAACAAAAACAAACAACCGAAAGAAATGGGCTTATACAGCTGTTTTGCCTGTTTTACTACTTTCTATGATTGTACTTTCAATTCCTAAACTTAATGCCCAAACAGTTGAAGAAGAGCCTGCAAAGCCAATTAAAGTGGTTAGAACTCTATCGATGGATTCTGTGTTAGTTGAAGTTGATACTGACGTTGTGAAAATTAGTGAAACAAAAATTGACACTTTAACAAGAGTCAGAAAAGAAATTCAAACAGAGATTCAATTGAGAGGAGAAGGTGTTGATAATCTACTTTATATTGTTGATGGTGAAAAGGTTGCAAAAGAGGCGATTAAAAAAATCAACCCAAATGATATCCTAGCAGTTAATGTATTGAAAAGCAAAGCATCAATAGAACAATATGGCGAAGAGGGCAAGGATGGAGTAATTATAATAACAACTAAAAGCAATCCGAATATAAGTGAAATTGAAATCAATGAGGGTGTTAAAAAAAATATTGAAAAACGTTTGATTATTATAGATGGAGAAAAAATGCCTAAGGATTTCGACCTGAATATTAAAGATTCAACAGATATAGAAAGTGTAACTGTTTTAAAAGATGAACCTGCAGTTGATAAGTATGGTGAAGAAGGTAATAATGGAGTGATTATAATTAAACGAAAAATCAAAAAACAAACCAAGTAA
- a CDS encoding BlaI/MecI/CopY family transcriptional regulator, translated as MKELTAKEEEVMQYFWEYGPLFVKELVEKYPDPKPHFNTLSTYVRSLEEKGYLSHTTFGTTYRYFVVISKEDYRKGNLKSVIKKYFDNSYLSVVSSLIKDDNISVDEVRKLLDEVEKLSSKTSKK; from the coding sequence ATAAAAGAATTAACAGCCAAAGAAGAGGAGGTGATGCAATATTTTTGGGAATATGGACCACTGTTTGTTAAAGAGCTTGTTGAAAAATACCCTGATCCAAAACCCCACTTTAATACTTTATCAACTTATGTACGCTCATTAGAAGAAAAAGGTTATTTGTCACACACTACTTTTGGTACTACATACAGATATTTTGTTGTTATAAGTAAGGAAGATTACAGGAAAGGTAACTTAAAAAGTGTGATTAAAAAGTATTTTGATAACTCTTATCTGAGTGTTGTATCATCTTTGATTAAGGACGATAATATTTCGGTAGATGAAGTTCGAAAACTTCTTGATGAAGTTGAAAAATTAAGTAGTAAAACGTCTAAAAAATAA
- a CDS encoding prolyl oligopeptidase family serine peptidase, which produces MNKKLLILVILTQVCLTITSQTPVLTNDSARNSIDILKKTVEDYQHRFDILEKQIDDLLWFERLGDVAFIDKVRLTSSPRWKPKDQNDRFAENKLQFYSYVFIPKDINRKKKYPLIVLPHSGIHANFSTYYYHIVREFISQGYIVVSAEYRGSTGYGKATYENIDYGGRENDDVMASRNYIIENYNIVDSTRVGIVGWSHGGMISLMQILQYGDKYSCAFAGVPVSDLENRLASHDKSYSDYFTAPYHIGESIDENPDEYLRRSPTTYAKNLSKPLLIYTNTNDNDVYVEEVKLMIETLKIYDKKFEYKIFENASGGHGFDRIDTKEATDIRYTVHKFLERYLNPPKPFKSQAQMRKAAYGF; this is translated from the coding sequence ATGAATAAAAAACTCTTGATTTTAGTAATACTCACACAAGTATGTTTAACGATTACATCTCAAACACCGGTTCTGACAAATGACTCTGCGCGCAATTCAATAGACATATTAAAAAAAACAGTTGAGGATTATCAGCACCGCTTTGATATACTAGAAAAACAGATAGATGATCTGCTTTGGTTTGAGAGGCTGGGTGATGTAGCATTTATTGATAAAGTTAGACTAACCAGCAGTCCACGCTGGAAACCTAAAGATCAGAATGATAGATTCGCGGAAAACAAGCTTCAGTTTTATTCATATGTGTTTATTCCGAAAGACATCAACAGGAAAAAGAAATATCCACTTATAGTTCTACCACATAGTGGCATTCATGCTAACTTCTCAACCTATTACTATCATATTGTAAGAGAGTTTATTTCACAGGGGTATATTGTAGTTTCTGCTGAATATCGAGGAAGTACTGGTTACGGTAAAGCAACTTATGAGAACATTGACTATGGAGGACGCGAAAATGATGATGTTATGGCTAGCCGTAATTACATAATTGAAAATTATAACATTGTTGACTCTACAAGAGTTGGTATTGTTGGCTGGAGTCATGGTGGCATGATATCGCTGATGCAAATCCTGCAATATGGCGATAAATATAGCTGTGCTTTTGCAGGAGTTCCGGTTAGTGATTTGGAGAACAGACTCGCATCGCATGACAAGAGCTATTCTGATTATTTTACTGCTCCATATCATATAGGTGAATCGATAGATGAAAACCCTGATGAGTATTTGAGGAGATCCCCAACAACTTATGCTAAGAATTTGAGCAAACCACTACTCATTTACACTAACACAAATGACAATGACGTTTATGTTGAAGAGGTGAAACTTATGATAGAAACCCTGAAAATATATGATAAGAAATTTGAGTATAAGATTTTCGAAAATGCATCAGGTGGTCACGGTTTTGACAGGATTGATACAAAGGAGGCAACTGATATAAGATATACTGTGCACAAATTTTTAGAAAGATATCTGAATCCTCCCAAACCATTTAAATCTCAAGCACAAATGCGAAAAGCAGCATATGGTTTTTGA
- a CDS encoding peptide chain release factor 3 — protein MDLKKEILKRRTFAVISHPDAGKTTLTEKLLLFGGAIHVAGAVKSNKIKKTATSDWMEIEKQRGISVATSVMGFDYNDYKINILDTPGHQDFAEDTFRTLTAVDSVIVVVDVAKGVETQTRRLMEVCRMRNTPVMVFVNKLDREGKDPFEILDELEEELQINVRPLSWPIDMGDRFRGVYNIYRNSLDLYKPSKQVVTESVHHDIESPELEKHISADLAGKLRGEVELITEVYPEFNRDEYLAGKLAPVFFGSALNNFGVKELLDCFVEIAPSPRKIEAVERVVEPLEEDFTGFIFKIHANMDPNHRSRLAFVKVCSGKFERNVNYKHVRFNRMMKFSSPTAFMAQKKEILDEAYAGDIVGLPDTGNFKIGDTLTSGEELHFKGLPSFSPEMFKYIENADPLKSKQLQKGVEQLMDEGVAQLFTNQFNGRKIIGTVGQLQFEVIEYRLLHEYGAQCRWQPIQLYKACWIESDDKEQLDDFKKRKYQYMAKDKQGRDVFLAESNYILMMAQQDFKNIRFHFSSEY, from the coding sequence ATGGACTTGAAAAAAGAGATATTAAAGAGACGGACATTTGCAGTGATTAGTCACCCCGACGCCGGTAAAACTACACTAACTGAAAAGCTTTTGCTTTTCGGAGGTGCAATTCATGTTGCAGGTGCTGTTAAATCAAACAAGATAAAGAAAACTGCCACATCAGACTGGATGGAGATTGAAAAGCAAAGAGGTATATCTGTTGCTACATCTGTGATGGGTTTTGATTATAATGACTATAAAATAAATATTCTTGATACACCGGGACATCAGGATTTTGCGGAAGATACATTTCGTACACTCACAGCAGTTGATAGTGTTATTGTTGTGGTTGATGTGGCAAAGGGGGTTGAGACGCAGACTCGTCGACTCATGGAGGTTTGCCGTATGCGGAACACTCCTGTGATGGTTTTTGTTAATAAACTTGACAGGGAGGGTAAAGATCCATTTGAAATTCTTGATGAGCTTGAAGAGGAGCTGCAGATAAATGTGCGACCCTTAAGTTGGCCAATTGATATGGGTGACAGGTTTCGCGGTGTATATAATATATATAGAAACAGTCTGGATCTGTATAAGCCCAGTAAACAGGTTGTTACAGAGTCGGTGCATCATGACATCGAATCTCCTGAACTTGAGAAACATATATCTGCCGATCTGGCAGGAAAACTGAGAGGTGAGGTTGAGCTTATTACTGAAGTTTACCCTGAATTCAACCGTGATGAATATCTGGCTGGTAAACTTGCTCCCGTATTTTTTGGTTCTGCTCTTAATAATTTTGGAGTAAAAGAGCTGCTGGATTGTTTTGTGGAAATTGCACCTTCACCCCGAAAAATTGAAGCTGTGGAAAGAGTGGTTGAACCACTGGAGGAGGATTTTACGGGCTTTATCTTTAAAATACATGCCAATATGGATCCAAACCACAGATCACGTTTAGCTTTTGTAAAGGTATGTTCAGGAAAGTTCGAGAGAAATGTAAACTATAAACATGTTCGTTTCAACAGAATGATGAAGTTTTCTTCGCCAACTGCTTTCATGGCACAGAAAAAAGAGATTCTTGATGAAGCATATGCCGGAGATATAGTTGGTTTGCCGGATACCGGAAATTTTAAAATTGGTGATACATTAACTTCCGGTGAAGAACTTCACTTCAAAGGTTTACCGAGCTTCTCTCCTGAAATGTTTAAATATATAGAAAATGCTGATCCTCTTAAATCAAAACAGCTTCAAAAGGGAGTAGAGCAGCTTATGGATGAGGGTGTTGCTCAGTTGTTTACTAATCAGTTTAATGGTAGAAAGATTATTGGTACAGTTGGTCAGCTTCAGTTTGAAGTAATTGAATATCGTTTACTTCATGAATACGGTGCGCAGTGCCGCTGGCAACCAATTCAGCTTTATAAGGCTTGCTGGATTGAGAGCGATGATAAGGAGCAGCTTGATGATTTTAAAAAGCGTAAGTATCAGTATATGGCTAAAGACAAGCAGGGTAGGGATGTTTTTCTAGCAGAGTCAAATTATATTCTTATGATGGCTCAGCAGGATTTCAAGAATATCCGCTTCCACTTCAGCTCTGAGTATTAG